A part of Hippea maritima DSM 10411 genomic DNA contains:
- the panD gene encoding aspartate 1-decarboxylase produces MLREVLIGKIHRATVTEADLNYVGSITIDEELMEAANMREFELVHIWNIDNGERFQTYTIKGKRGSGVICLNGAAARKVSVGDKVIIAAFGMMEEEKLEGYQPNVVIVDDNNKIIEQHRGM; encoded by the coding sequence ATGTTAAGGGAAGTGTTGATCGGTAAGATCCACAGGGCTACTGTAACAGAGGCTGACCTGAACTATGTTGGCAGCATAACGATCGATGAGGAGTTGATGGAAGCTGCCAACATGAGGGAGTTCGAGCTTGTTCACATATGGAATATAGACAATGGGGAACGTTTTCAAACCTATACTATAAAGGGAAAACGTGGAAGTGGCGTGATATGTTTAAACGGTGCAGCTGCAAGGAAGGTGTCTGTGGGTGATAAGGTGATCATAGCTGCATTTGGCATGATGGAGGAGGAAAAACTTGAAGGTTATCAACCTAATGTTGTTATAGTCGACGATAATAATAAGATAATAGAGCAACATAGGGGTATGTAA
- a CDS encoding DUF4387 domain-containing protein, with protein sequence MRLKEAVKVLRSKNAGVWHITIDIVFKSEELYERAKLRLNRDFFKKLYKREDLMYFECDGINTLKVSFLRDASAGSLSDTDCLGANFYIPLLDVEI encoded by the coding sequence TTGAGGCTGAAAGAAGCTGTTAAGGTCTTAAGGAGCAAGAATGCAGGTGTGTGGCATATAACGATAGATATTGTGTTTAAGAGTGAAGAACTTTATGAAAGGGCAAAGCTTAGGCTGAATCGGGATTTTTTTAAAAAGCTTTACAAAAGGGAAGACCTGATGTATTTTGAGTGCGATGGCATTAACACGCTTAAGGTGTCGTTCTTAAGAGATGCATCAGCAGGTTCTTTGTCCGATACGGATTGTTTGGGCGCTAATTTTTATATTCCGCTTCTGGATGTAGAGATATGA
- a CDS encoding peptidase M22, with amino-acid sequence MVSLVIDGSNTFLDLSIFNKKELLYCSFLKGGRTFSEILIKLIDNALYYTNNTLEDIESIYCVAGPGRHTSLRVVISTLKGLFFSKKVKAYKLNAMDLTAAAFGGPKFRVVSETFSSYAYFCDYTYDSKKLKRLNYSIERVKEEEIYKTNLPIVKTNDERLTPKTKHIFTIEDYAEKVDLINLNPIY; translated from the coding sequence ATGGTAAGCTTGGTAATAGATGGAAGCAATACATTTTTAGATTTATCCATATTCAACAAAAAAGAGCTTTTATACTGTTCTTTTCTAAAAGGAGGTAGAACATTTTCTGAAATCTTAATAAAGCTGATTGACAACGCCTTGTATTACACTAACAATACCCTTGAGGATATTGAAAGTATCTATTGTGTTGCAGGGCCTGGGAGGCACACCTCGTTGCGTGTCGTCATATCTACCCTTAAGGGATTATTTTTCTCAAAAAAGGTAAAAGCATATAAACTCAACGCTATGGACCTTACAGCAGCAGCTTTTGGGGGTCCAAAATTCAGGGTCGTAAGTGAGACTTTCTCATCTTATGCCTATTTTTGCGATTACACTTACGATTCTAAAAAGTTAAAAAGACTAAATTACTCAATTGAAAGGGTAAAAGAAGAAGAAATTTACAAAACAAACTTACCAATTGTAAAAACAAACGATGAAAGACTTACACCAAAAACAAAACATATATTTACCATTGAAGACTATGCAGAAAAGGTTGATTTAATAAACCTAAACCCCATCTATTGA
- a CDS encoding ketopantoate reductase family protein, with translation MRFLVIGSGGVGLGLSAFLLKAGCEVCLFSTRRSFNSLTNYFKVDGIFGDFTFKYGQYDVIDSFENLRDKFDWVLITTKTYANEDIARQLCDFKDKLGGVNLVVVQNGWGNAEKFLRCFDKESVFSARIITGFYRKAPNEVEITVHADKMVLGNIFRKELSGQTQEVVDALNNGGFDALVSEDVDKHLWAKLLYNCALNPLGAILRVEYGKLAEKSQTRKIMDRIINEIFDVMRAYGYETFFKNANEYKDVFYSKLVPSTYSHRSSMLQDIENSQKTEIDSLNGVVVELAKKKGLAAPYNEFIVELIKAIEP, from the coding sequence ATGAGGTTTTTGGTTATTGGTAGTGGTGGTGTAGGTTTAGGGCTTTCTGCCTTTCTTTTGAAAGCAGGATGTGAGGTATGCCTGTTTTCCACAAGGAGGAGTTTTAATTCTCTAACAAATTACTTTAAAGTGGATGGAATCTTTGGAGATTTTACTTTTAAATACGGTCAGTATGATGTAATTGATAGTTTTGAAAATCTTAGGGACAAGTTTGATTGGGTTTTGATAACTACCAAAACATATGCCAATGAGGATATAGCCAGACAGCTATGTGACTTTAAAGATAAACTTGGTGGGGTTAACTTAGTTGTTGTTCAGAATGGATGGGGTAATGCTGAGAAGTTTCTAAGATGCTTTGATAAAGAAAGTGTTTTCTCGGCTCGTATAATTACAGGTTTTTACAGAAAAGCACCGAATGAGGTTGAGATTACAGTCCATGCGGATAAGATGGTTCTGGGTAATATTTTTAGAAAGGAGTTATCAGGTCAAACGCAAGAGGTTGTTGATGCTTTAAATAATGGTGGTTTTGATGCTTTAGTTTCAGAAGATGTAGATAAACACCTATGGGCTAAGTTGCTTTACAACTGTGCATTGAATCCATTGGGCGCTATCTTGAGAGTTGAATACGGCAAATTGGCTGAAAAATCCCAAACAAGAAAGATTATGGATAGGATTATAAATGAGATATTCGACGTAATGAGGGCCTATGGGTATGAAACATTTTTCAAGAATGCCAATGAATATAAAGATGTTTTCTATTCAAAGTTAGTACCTTCTACCTATTCCCATCGTTCATCTATGTTGCAGGATATAGAGAACTCTCAAAAGACAGAAATTGATTCTTTAAATGGGGTAGTTGTTGAGCTTGCCAAGAAAAAAGGTCTTGCTGCACCTTACAATGAATTTATTGTTGAACTCATTAAGGCGATAGAACCTTAA
- a CDS encoding acyclic terpene utilization AtuA family protein, whose protein sequence is MIKALSLMGQLGYGYNRDSFDRAITEGVDYIGVDAGSIDSGPFFLGSGSMKANYEATRNDLEHPLIEALRRKIPFIIGSAGYAGADVHLGRFMEIVEDIAKDNKLHFRVAVIHSELEKEYVISLLRKGKIKSYEGNPPLTEEDLLSSSHIVAQMGVSKFIEALKNGADLIVAGRATDASIYAAYPLLVGYDPALVWHMSKIIECGALCAKPASPSDALLGFIDEDAFYLKPPNPLRTCTPESALAHSLYENTDPYVIEEPDGTLFLDNASYEQYDEKTVKVYGARWKDRAKKSFKLEGAKFSGYRTIAIMGIRNPDMIAQLDDILDDVRSRATREFGSGFSLTFRQYGRNGVLGGLEFKSNVYEIGLIVDVVAEEQQFAHRICSVVKAHLQHYDYKGRIATGANVAFPYSPAEVDMGGVYEFSVYHIAEDEAIEDKFYIEEIEF, encoded by the coding sequence ATGATAAAGGCACTCTCGCTAATGGGTCAGCTGGGTTACGGGTATAACAGGGATTCGTTTGATAGGGCTATAACTGAGGGTGTCGATTATATTGGTGTTGATGCTGGTTCTATCGACTCAGGCCCTTTCTTTTTGGGCTCTGGAAGCATGAAGGCAAACTATGAGGCAACGCGAAACGATTTAGAGCATCCTTTGATTGAAGCCTTAAGGAGAAAGATTCCGTTTATCATTGGCTCTGCTGGTTATGCAGGCGCTGATGTCCATCTTGGAAGGTTTATGGAGATAGTGGAGGATATAGCAAAAGACAACAAACTGCACTTCAGGGTTGCTGTAATCCATTCGGAGCTTGAAAAGGAGTATGTGATTTCCCTTCTAAGAAAAGGCAAGATTAAAAGTTATGAAGGAAACCCACCACTTACAGAGGAGGATCTGCTTTCCTCTTCCCATATCGTTGCACAGATGGGCGTTTCTAAGTTTATCGAAGCGCTAAAAAACGGCGCGGATCTGATTGTTGCAGGCAGGGCGACCGATGCTTCTATCTATGCAGCATATCCTCTTCTTGTTGGATATGATCCTGCTTTGGTTTGGCATATGTCCAAGATCATCGAATGCGGTGCTTTGTGCGCAAAACCTGCAAGCCCATCCGATGCGCTGTTGGGCTTTATTGATGAGGATGCGTTTTATCTAAAACCTCCCAACCCTTTAAGGACTTGCACACCGGAGTCGGCTTTGGCTCATTCGCTTTATGAGAATACGGATCCTTATGTTATAGAGGAGCCGGATGGGACGCTGTTTCTGGATAATGCTTCCTATGAGCAGTATGATGAGAAAACGGTTAAGGTTTATGGGGCAAGATGGAAGGATAGGGCAAAAAAAAGCTTCAAACTTGAGGGTGCTAAGTTTTCCGGTTATAGAACAATCGCGATAATGGGTATAAGAAACCCCGATATGATAGCTCAACTTGATGATATACTTGATGATGTTAGGAGTAGAGCAACAAGGGAGTTTGGCAGTGGGTTTAGCCTGACTTTTAGACAATACGGCAGAAACGGTGTTTTAGGCGGGCTTGAGTTTAAAAGCAATGTTTATGAGATAGGTTTGATTGTGGATGTTGTAGCCGAAGAACAGCAGTTTGCCCACAGGATTTGTTCGGTTGTTAAGGCTCACCTGCAGCATTACGATTATAAGGGTAGGATAGCAACAGGTGCTAATGTGGCTTTTCCATATTCGCCGGCTGAGGTGGATATGGGTGGTGTTTATGAGTTTAGTGTGTATCATATAGCAGAGGATGAGGCTATCGAGGATAAATTTTACATAGAGGAGATAGAGTTTTGA
- the panB gene encoding 3-methyl-2-oxobutanoate hydroxymethyltransferase: protein MAITVPKIKDMKDKEKISMITAYDYTSARIADEAGIDIILVGDSLAMVMQGKSSTIPVTVDEVIYHAKMVRQGAKNALIVVDMPFMSYQADYVEAIRNAGRILKETGCDAVKLEGGREFVPTISSIVAAGIPVMGHLGLTPQSINIFGSYKARGKDEAEATKIKEDAKFLQEAGVFSIVLESVPKQLAKEITESVNVPTIGIGAGVHTDGQVLVFHDMLGLFDDFKPKFVKRYAHLKKDALDGVKQYIKEVKAGEFPTDEHSYL, encoded by the coding sequence ATGGCTATTACTGTTCCTAAAATCAAGGATATGAAAGACAAAGAAAAGATCAGCATGATAACGGCATACGATTATACATCGGCAAGGATAGCGGATGAGGCAGGCATCGATATTATATTGGTTGGTGATTCTTTGGCTATGGTTATGCAGGGTAAAAGCTCAACCATACCTGTAACGGTTGATGAGGTGATCTATCATGCAAAGATGGTGCGCCAGGGTGCAAAGAATGCGTTAATCGTTGTTGATATGCCGTTTATGAGCTATCAAGCAGATTATGTTGAAGCCATAAGGAATGCTGGCAGAATATTGAAAGAAACTGGCTGCGATGCGGTAAAACTTGAAGGTGGAAGGGAGTTTGTGCCTACCATAAGCAGTATAGTGGCAGCGGGAATCCCGGTTATGGGCCATCTTGGACTGACACCTCAGTCTATAAATATATTTGGATCATATAAAGCCAGGGGCAAGGATGAGGCTGAAGCCACCAAAATTAAAGAGGATGCAAAGTTTTTGCAGGAGGCTGGTGTATTTTCGATAGTGCTTGAATCTGTTCCAAAGCAGCTTGCAAAAGAGATTACCGAGTCTGTAAATGTTCCTACTATTGGCATAGGTGCTGGTGTTCACACCGACGGTCAGGTGCTTGTTTTTCATGATATGCTGGGTCTATTTGATGATTTTAAACCGAAGTTTGTAAAAAGATACGCACATCTGAAAAAAGATGCGCTTGACGGTGTAAAACAATACATAAAAGAGGTTAAGGCTGGTGAGTTTCCAACGGATGAGCATTCATATCTGTGA
- a CDS encoding LL-diaminopimelate aminotransferase, with the protein MTELADRIKQLPPYLFAEIDRLKEEVAKKGVDIIDLGVGDPDIPTPNEIVEVAKKAIENPKNHQYPSYVGMLKFRESVANWYKRRFGVELDPSTEVVSLIGSKEGIAHLPLAYINPSDYALVPDPGYPVYPVAVMFAGGEVYKMPLKEENGFLIDLDSIDKDVLKKAKLMFLGYPNNPTSAVADKDFYKRVVELAKEYGFVVASDNAYSEICYDGYKPISFLEVEGAKDVGIEFHSLSKTFNMTGWRIGFAVGNRDVIAALGKVKTNIDSGIFQAIQEAGAYALDNAERLNAQIIKTFQKRRDQMDEALRKAGFEFNTPKATFYFWVKVPKGFSSAEFTKKLLQEKGIVVTPGNGFGDAGEGYFRISITNPRIEEAVERIRSAAL; encoded by the coding sequence ATGACAGAGTTGGCAGACAGGATAAAACAATTGCCGCCTTATCTGTTTGCAGAGATTGATAGGCTAAAAGAAGAAGTTGCAAAAAAAGGTGTGGATATTATTGATCTTGGGGTTGGTGATCCCGATATACCAACGCCAAATGAGATCGTTGAGGTTGCAAAGAAGGCCATAGAAAACCCAAAAAACCATCAATACCCAAGCTATGTGGGTATGCTTAAGTTTAGAGAGTCTGTTGCTAACTGGTATAAAAGGAGATTTGGTGTTGAGCTTGACCCGTCAACAGAGGTTGTAAGCCTTATAGGCTCAAAAGAGGGTATTGCCCATCTTCCGTTGGCTTACATAAACCCGTCCGATTATGCGCTTGTTCCAGATCCGGGCTATCCGGTTTATCCGGTTGCCGTTATGTTTGCCGGTGGAGAGGTTTATAAGATGCCTCTTAAGGAGGAAAACGGGTTCTTAATAGATCTGGATAGTATCGATAAGGATGTTCTTAAAAAAGCGAAGTTGATGTTTTTGGGCTATCCAAACAATCCGACATCTGCTGTTGCCGATAAGGATTTTTACAAAAGGGTGGTTGAGCTTGCAAAGGAGTATGGTTTTGTTGTTGCAAGCGATAATGCGTATTCGGAGATCTGCTATGATGGATATAAGCCAATCAGTTTCCTTGAGGTGGAAGGGGCAAAGGATGTGGGGATAGAGTTTCATTCCCTTTCAAAGACCTTCAATATGACTGGTTGGAGGATAGGGTTTGCAGTGGGCAACAGGGATGTTATTGCTGCTTTGGGTAAGGTTAAAACAAATATAGACTCAGGCATATTCCAGGCCATTCAGGAGGCAGGGGCTTATGCTTTGGATAATGCAGAGCGTCTAAATGCTCAGATAATAAAGACATTCCAAAAAAGAAGGGATCAGATGGATGAGGCACTAAGAAAGGCTGGTTTTGAGTTTAACACACCAAAGGCAACATTCTATTTTTGGGTTAAAGTGCCAAAGGGATTTAGCTCGGCCGAATTTACCAAAAAACTCCTTCAGGAGAAGGGAATCGTCGTGACACCGGGTAATGGTTTTGGTGATGCAGGAGAGGGTTATTTTAGGATAAGTATAACAAATCCAAGAATTGAAGAGGCTGTTGAGAGGATAAGGAGTGCGGCCCTTTAA
- a CDS encoding L-threonylcarbamoyladenylate synthase: protein MIIINEKNPNPAIALLKAGGVIICPAFTIYGFSAFLFSKAANKRIFLLKRRSINKPFIVIAHKDFILDVAFEADKDKLAFLLDNGFSVLIKTKIKLPHWASFSSKTVFRLANTEFLKKVCSVGPITSTSVNISNSGEINSPLQIVKLYKNRVNGIVLGKVKGVGSTIVELNRGVITVLRRGFNIEKLEVIGG from the coding sequence ATGATAATCATAAATGAAAAGAATCCAAATCCAGCCATAGCGCTTCTTAAAGCAGGTGGTGTAATTATCTGTCCGGCTTTTACGATTTACGGTTTCAGTGCATTCCTGTTTAGTAAAGCGGCAAATAAACGAATCTTCCTTCTCAAAAGAAGAAGCATAAATAAGCCGTTTATAGTGATAGCTCATAAGGATTTTATCCTGGATGTGGCTTTTGAGGCTGACAAGGATAAGCTTGCGTTTTTGCTTGATAATGGTTTTAGCGTTCTGATTAAGACAAAAATCAAATTGCCGCACTGGGCATCTTTTTCTTCTAAGACGGTTTTCAGGCTTGCAAATACGGAATTTTTAAAGAAGGTTTGTTCTGTTGGGCCTATTACATCGACCAGCGTTAACATATCAAATTCAGGCGAGATAAATTCTCCTCTTCAAATAGTAAAACTTTACAAAAATCGGGTTAATGGTATAGTTTTAGGCAAGGTAAAAGGTGTAGGTTCCACTATTGTCGAACTTAACCGTGGCGTAATTACTGTTCTAAGAAGGGGTTTTAATATAGAAAAGTTAGAAGTGATAGGAGGTTGA
- the panC gene encoding pantoate--beta-alanine ligase, which translates to MRIVYSASEMQAIANKYREWGKRIGFVPTMGYLHEGHLSLVRQAKQDNDVVFVSIFVNPLQFAPNEDLDKYPRDIERDESLLNKEGVDFVFYPSVEDMYPDGFQTYVEVDKLTKVLEGKSRPTHFRGVTTVVAKLFNIAKPHRAYFGKKDAQQLIVIKRMVKDLNMDIEIIGMPIVRESDGLALSSRNKYLNQKEREQAVCLYKALMKAKELIETGQRDADVIKEEMKKVIEGYPLAKIDYIDINSLSTLEQLKQVKEGDTLVSLAVFLGSTRLIDNMWF; encoded by the coding sequence ATGAGGATAGTTTATTCTGCTTCTGAGATGCAGGCGATCGCCAATAAATACAGGGAGTGGGGCAAAAGGATAGGTTTTGTTCCTACTATGGGTTATCTGCATGAGGGTCATCTGTCTTTGGTAAGGCAGGCAAAACAGGACAACGATGTTGTGTTTGTGAGTATATTTGTAAATCCGCTCCAGTTTGCACCAAACGAGGATTTGGATAAATACCCGAGGGATATAGAAAGGGATGAGTCTTTATTGAATAAAGAAGGGGTTGATTTTGTTTTCTATCCATCTGTTGAGGATATGTATCCGGATGGATTTCAGACCTATGTTGAGGTTGATAAGCTAACGAAGGTTTTAGAAGGCAAAAGCAGGCCTACACATTTTAGAGGGGTTACTACCGTTGTTGCAAAGCTGTTCAACATAGCAAAACCCCACAGGGCTTATTTTGGCAAAAAGGATGCTCAGCAGCTAATAGTTATAAAGCGTATGGTTAAAGATTTGAATATGGATATAGAGATAATCGGCATGCCTATTGTCAGGGAAAGCGATGGGCTTGCGTTAAGTTCGCGCAATAAATACCTAAATCAAAAGGAAAGAGAGCAGGCTGTATGCTTATATAAAGCGCTTATGAAGGCTAAAGAGCTTATAGAGACTGGCCAAAGGGATGCAGATGTGATTAAGGAAGAGATGAAGAAGGTTATAGAGGGCTATCCACTTGCAAAAATAGATTATATAGACATAAATAGCTTGAGCACTCTTGAGCAGCTAAAGCAGGTCAAAGAGGGTGATACACTTGTTTCTTTGGCTGTCTTTTTGGGCTCAACAAGGCTTATCGATAATATGTGGTTTTGA
- the folK gene encoding 2-amino-4-hydroxy-6-hydroxymethyldihydropteridine diphosphokinase, giving the protein MRPFNRWVYLSVGSNVGNRKTNLKKAVSYLKRRLIVVTSSKIYESEPWGYKKQKNFCNLALRVKSNLKPYELLRFAKQIERKLGRNKKFKWGPRTVDIDIIAYQNIILRTKNLWLPHRWAAERLFVVVPLLDVGAELKLNGLSLEELKSKLEGIQSLKTC; this is encoded by the coding sequence GTGCGGCCCTTTAATCGATGGGTATACCTTTCTGTTGGTAGTAATGTAGGTAACAGAAAAACCAATCTAAAAAAGGCGGTTTCTTATCTAAAGAGGCGATTAATAGTTGTGACGTCTTCGAAGATCTATGAGAGTGAGCCGTGGGGATATAAAAAACAGAAGAATTTTTGCAATCTTGCGCTTAGGGTTAAGTCAAATTTAAAACCTTATGAGTTACTTAGGTTTGCTAAACAAATAGAAAGAAAATTAGGTAGAAATAAGAAATTTAAGTGGGGGCCGCGCACGGTAGACATTGACATTATTGCTTATCAAAATATAATTCTAAGAACGAAAAATCTCTGGCTTCCTCATAGGTGGGCAGCTGAGAGGCTCTTTGTTGTTGTCCCTCTGTTGGATGTGGGGGCAGAGCTTAAGTTGAACGGCTTAAGTTTAGAAGAACTTAAAAGCAAGCTTGAAGGCATACAGAGCCTCAAGACTTGCTAA
- the queD gene encoding 6-carboxytetrahydropterin synthase QueD: protein MFEITITDDFAAAHRLNNYNGACENLHGHNFIVEVSVLCDKLDKAYIAIDFKELKSLTKEIVSKLDHRYLNELEPFKSTNPTSEMIAKYIFEELKKALKDRSCKPSKVSVFESLKAKATYFETQ from the coding sequence ATGTTTGAAATAACTATAACTGATGATTTTGCCGCAGCCCACAGATTAAACAACTATAATGGCGCATGTGAAAATTTGCATGGCCACAACTTCATAGTAGAAGTTAGCGTTTTATGCGATAAATTAGACAAAGCATATATAGCTATCGATTTTAAGGAACTTAAATCGCTTACAAAAGAGATAGTATCTAAACTAGACCATAGATACCTAAATGAACTAGAACCATTCAAGAGCACAAACCCCACATCAGAGATGATAGCAAAATACATATTTGAAGAATTGAAAAAAGCACTAAAAGACAGAAGCTGCAAACCATCAAAGGTCTCGGTTTTTGAATCACTAAAGGCTAAGGCCACATATTTTGAAACTCAATAA
- a CDS encoding energy transducer TonB, which yields MKRFKRFVIISIIFSLFLHSILFFLVFQFLKPKKLPTPPLPKQVFVDIIRLPKPKIKVQKKKQEEHKIAANIQREGRARVYSKEEKIPYGEAKPRLEKVKPHPESSKQKVKTKPKIAKNKTSKSKAVGLSRPKKSNLVKLKGGLFNEKLLSDLSKRGFSSGTSNQYKYKNAKKEATISIGTQELKYASYMAKLKNKIQDVWVYPQQAIQTGQQGALLILFSIGKDGRLVRLKLIRSSGYPILDNAALQAIKDASPFAPLPKRFGIDVLNIYATFEYRLSNYFIY from the coding sequence ATGAAAAGGTTCAAGCGATTTGTTATTATCTCCATAATATTTTCCCTTTTTTTACACAGTATTCTGTTTTTTTTAGTATTTCAATTTTTAAAACCTAAAAAACTTCCAACTCCTCCACTTCCAAAACAGGTATTTGTTGATATAATTAGACTGCCAAAACCAAAGATAAAAGTGCAAAAAAAGAAGCAGGAAGAACACAAAATAGCGGCAAACATCCAGCGTGAGGGTAGGGCAAGGGTTTACTCAAAAGAAGAAAAGATACCTTATGGTGAGGCTAAGCCGAGGCTGGAAAAAGTTAAGCCGCATCCAGAATCTTCAAAACAAAAGGTCAAAACCAAACCAAAGATAGCCAAAAATAAGACATCAAAGTCAAAAGCAGTGGGACTAAGCAGACCGAAAAAGAGTAATCTTGTAAAACTAAAAGGCGGCTTATTTAACGAAAAGCTTTTGTCTGATTTATCTAAACGAGGCTTTTCTTCTGGCACATCTAATCAATATAAATATAAAAATGCAAAAAAAGAAGCTACAATAAGCATAGGAACTCAAGAATTGAAATATGCATCTTATATGGCGAAACTAAAAAACAAAATTCAGGATGTTTGGGTTTATCCTCAACAGGCTATACAAACAGGCCAACAAGGGGCATTACTTATTTTATTCAGTATAGGTAAAGATGGTAGATTGGTTAGGTTAAAGCTTATACGCTCAAGCGGTTATCCTATACTTGATAATGCTGCATTGCAGGCGATTAAGGATGCTTCTCCATTTGCACCTTTGCCAAAACGGTTTGGCATAGATGTACTTAACATCTATGCCACCTTTGAGTACAGGCTAAGCAACTATTTTATTTATTGA
- a CDS encoding DUF1015 domain-containing protein produces the protein MAQIYPFRGILYRQDLRDNSIMAPPYDVISKNYKAKLKKKSPYNVVKLTLPEVYENAKEFLNNWLNEGILGFDNNCCFYGYACDYEFNGKKRQLKGFLAALKLEEFGKHIRPHEKTLKGPKIDRFNLITTTNASFCPIMGLYDKSPEIKEELSKSLEEKPFFEATFENQLHRLFKISDSNSIKTMQDAFKDKIVIIADGHHRYETALMIKEHYNKQGLREGGFDYIMILLVEAEDGGLSLEAIHRLIKKLDEPERFKEKLKEYFYIKEGKDKNADFIMYIDKSFYSLTLKSEKPKGVLESLDSKIFEDIIYKEILGLTDEDIKNQIVSGYAHSEEETIELVDKKEAKVGFILKPMSFEQLVKITEEGLTVPQKSTFFYPKIPSGLVGYHFKSIEGCLNV, from the coding sequence ATGGCACAAATTTACCCTTTTAGAGGCATTTTATACAGACAAGATTTAAGAGATAACTCAATTATGGCACCACCATATGATGTTATAAGCAAAAACTATAAAGCCAAATTGAAAAAAAAGAGTCCTTACAATGTGGTGAAATTAACACTTCCAGAGGTTTATGAGAACGCAAAAGAATTCCTAAATAATTGGCTTAATGAAGGTATTTTGGGTTTTGATAACAACTGTTGTTTTTACGGCTATGCATGCGATTACGAATTCAACGGCAAAAAAAGACAACTCAAAGGATTTCTTGCAGCATTAAAACTTGAGGAATTCGGAAAACACATAAGACCACACGAGAAAACATTAAAAGGGCCAAAAATAGATAGATTTAACCTCATCACAACCACAAATGCAAGCTTCTGTCCTATTATGGGTTTATATGATAAAAGCCCAGAAATAAAAGAGGAGTTAAGTAAGTCTTTAGAGGAAAAACCCTTTTTTGAAGCTACATTTGAAAACCAACTTCATAGACTATTCAAAATATCAGACAGCAATTCAATTAAAACTATGCAAGATGCATTTAAAGACAAGATAGTCATTATTGCAGATGGACACCATAGATACGAAACGGCCCTGATGATAAAAGAGCATTACAATAAACAAGGTCTTAGAGAAGGTGGGTTTGACTATATAATGATACTACTTGTAGAGGCTGAGGATGGAGGCTTGAGTCTTGAGGCTATACATAGGCTTATAAAAAAACTTGATGAGCCTGAAAGATTCAAAGAAAAACTCAAGGAATACTTCTACATAAAAGAAGGCAAAGATAAAAATGCAGATTTTATCATGTATATAGACAAAAGCTTTTATTCTTTAACCCTAAAAAGTGAAAAACCAAAAGGTGTGTTAGAAAGCCTCGATTCAAAGATATTTGAGGATATAATATACAAAGAAATTTTAGGTTTAACTGATGAAGATATAAAAAATCAAATTGTATCGGGCTATGCCCATTCCGAAGAAGAAACCATAGAGCTGGTAGACAAAAAAGAGGCAAAAGTCGGCTTCATCTTAAAACCCATGAGTTTCGAGCAGCTTGTAAAGATAACCGAGGAAGGTCTAACTGTTCCACAAAAATCAACCTTTTTCTATCCCAAAATACCATCCGGTCTTGTAGGGTATCACTTCAAGAGTATCGAGGGGTGCCTAAATGTTTGA